One genomic region from Spirosoma sp. KCTC 42546 encodes:
- the lpxB gene encoding lipid-A-disaccharide synthase, with product MTYYLIAGERSGDLHGANLIRGIRQYDPAANCRAYGGEQMEAAGAVMVRHYREMAFMGFLEVVKNLGTIRRILHECQADLLAHRPDALILIDYAGFNLRMARFAKQHGIRVFYYISPKVWAWNQRRALKIKANVDRLFTILPFETEFFATYDYKVDYVGNPLLDALADFKPDPAFRAKSGLGEQPIIALLPGSRHQEITSILPIMLQTTRQFPDYQFVVGTVSNLPDKLYSDLLADYPTVKQVDDAAYDLLQVATAALVTSGTATLETALLNIPQVVCYKTTGISYAIAKRLIAVPFISLVNLIADREVVKELIQNDLTPTRAALELKAILPGNPGRTVQLAGYASVQQKMGDPGASERAGRLMVEALQESI from the coding sequence ATGACCTACTATTTAATTGCTGGCGAACGTTCCGGCGACCTTCACGGTGCGAATCTGATCCGGGGCATTCGTCAGTACGATCCGGCGGCAAACTGTCGGGCATATGGCGGTGAGCAAATGGAAGCTGCCGGGGCTGTGATGGTGCGTCATTATCGCGAGATGGCGTTCATGGGATTTCTGGAGGTAGTTAAAAATCTCGGTACTATTCGCCGGATATTGCACGAGTGCCAGGCTGACCTGCTTGCTCACCGACCCGACGCGCTTATTCTGATCGACTATGCTGGTTTCAATCTTCGCATGGCGCGGTTTGCCAAACAGCACGGCATTCGGGTGTTTTACTATATCTCGCCAAAAGTCTGGGCCTGGAATCAACGTCGGGCACTGAAGATCAAAGCGAATGTAGACCGGTTATTTACAATTCTACCCTTCGAGACCGAGTTCTTCGCTACATACGATTACAAAGTCGATTATGTTGGTAATCCACTGCTCGATGCGCTGGCTGACTTCAAACCTGATCCTGCGTTTCGGGCTAAGTCAGGGTTAGGAGAACAACCCATTATTGCCCTGTTACCCGGTAGCCGCCATCAGGAAATTACGTCGATTCTGCCCATTATGCTACAGACCACCCGACAGTTTCCAGACTATCAATTTGTGGTTGGTACGGTAAGCAATCTTCCCGATAAACTGTATTCCGATTTGTTGGCCGACTACCCAACCGTGAAACAAGTCGATGATGCGGCTTACGATTTGCTTCAGGTAGCTACAGCCGCCCTCGTTACATCAGGAACGGCCACACTCGAAACGGCCCTACTGAACATCCCACAGGTGGTTTGCTACAAAACAACGGGCATAAGCTATGCTATTGCTAAACGACTCATTGCCGTACCGTTTATCTCGCTCGTCAACCTGATTGCCGACCGAGAAGTGGTAAAGGAGCTGATTCAGAACGATCTTACACCAACTCGGGCAGCCCTGGAACTGAAAGCTATTTTACCGGGCAACCCGGGTCGAACTGTGCAACTGGCTGGTTATGCAAGTGTGCAGCAAAAAATGGGCGATCCGGGCGCATCCGAACGAGCAGGCCGGTTAATGGTCGAAGCACTACAAGAGAGCATCTGA
- a CDS encoding glycosyltransferase family 39 protein, protein MPFILYPIRIYRSILFLFLALLFITFSYRASYFDEAWFAEQSFWFIRDGQVRSELFRGYNGWETSLYVFHKLFVYAGALVMSITGISVASSKLVSIFFGLLGGYLVWQHGQKSSREQQWLSVLLYFGCGTLIRYISVNRPEAMCMTLGFASYLCLDPPHASSRPKPILAGILASLAALTHLNGLIYLLAGASWLYLKTGWRPTSRFAIVGALTLSLYGLDAFLDGNLAMLVKQFLYDPATQQNLHLSDKLSVLADYHRIFFYGQNEIALTALAILCGIAFRHYLNLTQPIFLYTLLLIGSFWLLTKSITDIYFLLFIPWLAILTAHWLTSYLPAQPIWQKKAARILLILYGLIAGLQFVNVLTENKNALHTEAHNALLANHMPNKHAKVIAPLEFFFGQMDNYKILGLTYFYLLEREKGKIPLDTFFRQADQARVEYIISDHRLNASYDIPIHAPARIGVYQRIFQDSWNTIYARQHR, encoded by the coding sequence ATGCCTTTTATACTCTACCCAATCCGCATCTATAGGAGTATACTATTCTTATTTTTAGCCCTATTATTTATCACATTTAGTTACAGAGCCTCCTATTTTGATGAAGCCTGGTTTGCAGAACAATCCTTTTGGTTCATACGAGATGGTCAGGTACGGTCAGAGCTATTTCGTGGCTACAATGGCTGGGAAACTAGTCTGTATGTCTTTCATAAACTGTTTGTGTATGCGGGAGCGCTGGTGATGTCGATCACGGGTATTTCCGTTGCTTCCAGTAAACTAGTCAGCATATTCTTTGGCCTATTAGGCGGGTATTTAGTTTGGCAACACGGCCAGAAGTCGTCGCGGGAGCAGCAGTGGTTGTCGGTACTTCTGTATTTTGGATGTGGTACGCTAATTCGGTATATATCGGTTAACCGGCCCGAAGCGATGTGTATGACGCTTGGGTTTGCGTCTTATCTATGCCTGGACCCACCCCATGCATCATCACGACCGAAACCCATCCTTGCGGGTATATTAGCGAGCTTAGCGGCCTTAACGCATCTCAACGGTCTGATCTATTTGTTAGCTGGCGCTAGCTGGCTTTATCTGAAAACAGGCTGGCGACCAACTAGTAGGTTTGCCATAGTGGGTGCACTAACCCTAAGTTTATATGGCCTGGATGCCTTTTTGGATGGAAATCTGGCGATGTTAGTCAAACAGTTTCTTTACGATCCTGCTACCCAGCAAAACCTGCACCTGAGCGATAAGCTATCTGTTCTGGCTGATTATCACCGAATCTTTTTCTACGGTCAGAATGAGATTGCCTTAACGGCACTCGCTATCCTTTGTGGGATTGCATTCAGACACTACCTCAACCTAACGCAGCCTATTTTTCTGTATACCCTCTTATTGATTGGCTCCTTCTGGCTGCTCACCAAGAGTATCACAGATATCTACTTTCTACTATTTATTCCCTGGCTCGCTATACTGACAGCCCATTGGTTAACAAGCTATCTGCCTGCGCAACCCATCTGGCAGAAGAAAGCAGCCAGAATCCTCCTGATTCTCTACGGGCTTATTGCTGGTTTACAGTTCGTTAATGTTTTAACCGAAAATAAGAACGCGCTTCATACAGAGGCACATAATGCCTTACTAGCCAATCACATGCCCAATAAGCATGCAAAAGTTATTGCCCCTCTCGAATTCTTCTTTGGCCAGATGGACAACTACAAAATTCTTGGGTTAACCTATTTTTACCTACTTGAACGAGAAAAGGGGAAAATTCCTCTCGATACGTTTTTTCGCCAGGCAGACCAGGCGCGGGTAGAATACATCATTAGTGATCATCGGCTGAATGCGAGTTACGACATTCCCATTCATGCGCCCGCCCGAATAGGCGTTTACCAACGTATTTTTCAAGATAGCTGGAATACCATCTACGCCCGCCAACACAGGTAG